The Collibacillus ludicampi region ACTATAGGCGTCGCCCCCCTCACTCCAGCCCTGAAAGCCAATCATTCCATTAAAACCGATCTTTTTAAGCTGTCCAAGCAACGCGAAATTGTCCAACTCTCCTTCGTCCAACGGCTCGATCGTCGCAACGTTCCCAAAACCGTGTGGATTCCGACGACTACCGGACAAGTTTGCCTGCTTCAGGTACGGCGCAACCGCTTCCAGCGTAGCCGGCAGGTTTGTCCCATCGACGGCGTACCAGTGGTAGCCACAGAACACGATACCTAAATTTGGATGATTCATCCGGCGACACAGTCGCACCGCATCTTCGTGGCGCTCGATCCAGAAGGATAGGTGCGTGTAAAGCAGAATATCGATGTTTCGCCGCTCGCAAATCTTGAGCGCCTTTTCCAACCACTTCACCGCAATGTCGTCACCCGCCGGGTCTGAGGGGCGCAGATG contains the following coding sequences:
- a CDS encoding TIM barrel protein is translated as MELAIQSVGMHLRPSDPAGDDIAVKWLEKALKICERRNIDILLYTHLSFWIERHEDAVRLCRRMNHPNLGIVFCGYHWYAVDGTNLPATLEAVAPYLKQANLSGSRRNPHGFGNVATIEPLDEGELDNFALLGQLKKIGFNGMIGFQGWSEGGDAYSKLSRSLRAFRDMERRLERRN